A genomic window from Lotus japonicus ecotype B-129 chromosome 1, LjGifu_v1.2 includes:
- the LOC130731966 gene encoding dnaJ protein homolog ANJ1-like: MVGSTICCLCKQYKSIIKRWFSRKKSSSSSKDNNPQRQNQTEQEHDAKNGAGATMNGIHSFRLKEDALRDKDFMMSLKGCCLCRHRSLDDSSFPSTASLARKKSRKVTRARSKSRESYDFTPTTSSLNNSGNLRLPPHVQSRSVSRRSSTPIMYSNSSGRLKPPPIEKKLECTLEELCYGCKKNIKITRDVITDTGEIVQEEELLTINVQPGWKKGTKIKFEGKGNDRPNAYREDIVFFISEKRHQLFRREEDDLELGVEIPLLKALTGCTISVPLLGGEQMKLRVDDVIYPGFEKIITGQGMPITKEPENRGNLRITFLVEFPKKLTENQRSEVFDILQDSS, encoded by the exons ATGGTAGGCAGCACCATTTGTTGCCTTTGCAAACAATACAAATCAATCATCAAAAGGTGGTTTAGCCgtaagaaatcatcatcatcaagcaAAGACAACAACCCACAACGCCAGAACCAAACTGAACAG GAACATGATGCAAAGAACGGAGCGGGCGCAACCATGAATGGAATTCACAGTTTCAGATTGAAAGAAGATGCTTTGAGAGACAAAGATTTTATGATGAGTTTAAAAGGATGTTGTTTATGTAGGCATAGAAGCTTAGATGATTCTAGTTTTCCTTCCACGGCTTCTCTGGCCAGAAAAAAGAGCAGAAAGGTCACCCGCGCACGAAGTAAGAGCAGGGAGAGCTATGATTTCACGCCTACCACCTCTTCATTGAATAACAGTGGCAATCTCAGATTGCCTCCTCATGTGCAGTCAAGAAGTGTCAGCCGTAGGAGCAGCACCCCAATCATGTATTCTAATTCGTCTGGGAGGCTGAAACCCCCACCAATTGAGAAAAAGCTTGAATGCACCCTTGAAGAGTTGTGCTATGGATGCAAGAAAAATATCAAGATCACAAGAGATGTCATCACAGATACAGG GGAAATAGTTCAAGAGGAGGAGCTGCTAACAATAAATGTGCAGCCTGGATGGAAGAAAGGGACAAAGATTAAATTTGAAGGAAAAGGTAATGACAGGCCTAATGCTTACAGAGAAGACATAGTATTTTTCATCTCTGAGAAAAGACACCAACTATTTAGAAGAGAAGAGGATGACTTGGAATTGGGGGTAGAAATTCCCTTATTGAAGGCACTTACTGGCTGCACAATATCAGTGCCACTGTTGGGTGGAGAGCAAATGAAATTGAGAGTGGATGATGTCATATACCCTGGCTTTGAGAAGATAATCACTGGCCAAGGCATGCCAATCACCAAAGAACCAGAGAATAGGGGAAACTTAAGAATTACATTTCTAGTTGAGTTTCCAAAAAAACTCACAGAGAATCAAAGATCTGAGGTTTTTGATATTTTGCAGGATTCTAGTTGA
- the LOC130738022 gene encoding aldehyde dehydrogenase family 3 member H1-like, which translates to MGEESKKVSFDGEAASLLVKELRGSFNYGTARSYEWRVSQVKALLKMLDENEEQIIDALRSDLAKPPLETVVYEIGMVKNSCEIILKELKQWMMPEKVKTSLATFPSSAELVPEPLGVVLVISAWNYPFLLSLDPVVGAIAAGNAVVLKPSEISPASSSLLAELLGKYMDNSCIRVVEGGVDETTALLRQKWDKIFYTGNGNVGRIVMTAAAKHLTPVVLELGGKSPVVVDSNVNLPVSARRIIAGKWGCNNGQACISPDYVITTKDFAPKLVDALKTELENFFGKNPMESQDLSRIVNSHHFARLIKFLDDDKVSSKIVYGGEKDESKLRIAPTILLDVPRDSLIMSEEIFGPLLPIITVNKVEESFNVINSGTKPLAAYLFTTNEKFKQEFVMNVSAGGLLINDTVLHLAVPKLPFGGVGDSGMGGYHGKFSFDAFTHKKAVLYRGFTGDASVRYPPYTKTKQSLMKALIGGDILGMGRALFGWS; encoded by the exons ATGGGGGAAGAGTCAAAGAAGGTTTCGTTTGACGGTGAAGCAGCGTCGTTactggtgaaggagctgaggggaAGCTTCAATTACGGCACAGCGCGAAGCTACGAATGGAGAGTGTCGCAGGTGAAGGCGCTTTTGAAGATGCTGGATGAGAACGAGGAGCAGATCATTGATGCTCTTCGTTCCGACCTCGCCAAACCCCCACTCGAAACCGTTGTCTATGAG ATTGGTATGGTTAAAAACTCATGTGAAATCATTCTGAAGGAACTGAAACAATGGATGATGCCAGAAAAG GTTAAAACATCACTCGCAACTTTTCCCTCTTCAGCTGAATTAGTGCCTGAACCTCTGGGTGTTGTGTTAGTCATCTCTGCATGGAACTACCCATTTT TGTTGTCTCTTGATCCAGTGGTAGGAGCTATAGCAGCTGGTAATGCTGTGGTTCTAAAACCATCAGAAATTTCTCCGGCGTCATCTTCACTGCTTGCAGAATTGTTAGGGAAGTATATGGATAACTCATGTATCAGAGTTGTTGAGGGGGGAGTTGATGAAACCACAGCACTTTTGCGGCAAAAGTGGGACAAAATTTTCTATACAG GTAATGGAAACGTGGGACGCATAGTGATGACTGCTGCTGCAAAACACCTTACACCGGTTGTGCTGGAACTTGGAGGAAAATCTCCAGTTGTTGTTGATTCAAATGTCAACTTACCG GTATCAGCTAGACGGATAATTGCAGGCAAGTGGGGGTGTAACAATGGACAAGCCTGCATTTCTCCGGATTATGTTATAACAACAAAAGACTTTGCTCCCAAGTTG GTGGATGCACTAAAGACTGAATTGGAGAACTTTTTTGGAAAGAACCCAATGGAATCACAAGATTTGTCCCGCATTGTGAATTCCCATCACTTTGCTCGCTTGATCAAGTTCTTGGATGATGATAAGGTTTCTAGCAAGATTGTTTAtggaggtgaaaaggatgaaaGCAAATT AAGGATTGCTCCCACTATTTTACTGGATGTTCCACGAGATTCTCTGATAATGAGCGAGGAGATCTTTGGTCCATTGCTTCCCATCATCACG gtgaataaagtagaaGAAAGCTTCAATGTGATCAACTCAGGAACAAAGCCCCTCGCTGCATATTTATTTACAACCAACGAGAAGTTCAAGCAGGAGTTTGTAATGAACGTTTCAGCCGGGGGTTTGCTTATCAATGACACAGTCTTACAT CTTGCGGTTCCCAAATTGCCATTTGGGGGAGTAGGGGATAGCGGAATGGGTGGATACCACGGGAAATTCTCCTTTGATGCTTTTACCCACAAAAAGGCAGTTCTTTATCGCGGTTTTACCGGCGACGCGTCGGTTAGGTACCCACCATACACTAAAACAAAACAGAGTTTGATGAAGGCTCTTATTGGTGGTGACATTCTTGGCATGGGTcgtgctctttttggatggtccTAG